A part of Bacteroidota bacterium genomic DNA contains:
- a CDS encoding T9SS type A sorting domain-containing protein: MEFLNAISGGVQLDVFDITGKIISSENIESENGMIVLDITNAAPGLYFVKTTQADGTTAVKQIVKQ; the protein is encoded by the coding sequence ATTGAATTTTTAAATGCCATTTCAGGCGGTGTTCAATTAGATGTATTTGATATTACCGGAAAAATAATCAGTTCTGAAAATATTGAAAGTGAAAACGGTATGATTGTATTGGATATTACGAATGCAGCCCCTGGCTTATATTTCGTTAAAACGACTCAGGCCGATGGAACAACAGCGGTGAAACAG